In Pseudoalteromonas carrageenovora IAM 12662, the following proteins share a genomic window:
- the purE gene encoding 5-(carboxyamino)imidazole ribonucleotide mutase yields the protein MTVGIIMGSKSDWPTMEHAALMLEKFGIEYETKVVSAHRTPQLLADYASSAADRGIKVIIAGAGGAAHLPGMAAAFTSLPVLGVPVKSKALNGVDSLLSICQMPKGVAVGTLAIGEPGAANAGLLAAQILGCQNPEIFAKIEAFRKEQTDTILANPNPAE from the coding sequence GATTGGCCAACCATGGAACACGCAGCACTTATGCTAGAAAAATTTGGCATTGAGTACGAAACCAAAGTGGTATCAGCCCACAGAACTCCTCAATTACTTGCAGATTATGCAAGCTCAGCAGCCGATAGAGGCATTAAAGTAATTATTGCCGGTGCTGGCGGTGCAGCACATTTACCTGGTATGGCTGCTGCTTTTACATCGCTTCCTGTATTGGGCGTGCCAGTGAAGTCAAAAGCCTTAAATGGTGTTGATTCACTTTTATCTATTTGCCAAATGCCAAAAGGCGTAGCAGTAGGTACATTGGCTATTGGTGAGCCGGGTGCTGCAAATGCTGGTTTATTAGCGGCTCAAATTTTAGGGTGCCAAAACCCAGAGATTTTTGCAAAAATTGAAGCGTTTCGTAAAGAGCAAACCGACACTATTTTAGCTAATCCAAACCCTGCAGAGTAA